In one window of Methanosarcina vacuolata Z-761 DNA:
- the cmk gene encoding (d)CMP kinase — translation MRITVSGLPGSGTTTVSKLLAEYYELELISSGEIFRKIAREKGMSLAEFGAMAEKDPSIDLAIDKNQRDVIHSHEQLILESRLAGHMAKDVPNVLKIWIKAPLPVRVKRILRREKSVSFDEELEKTVEREKSEALRYMNYYNINIDDLSIYDIVIDSEKWNQYQILDILRAAIDSIVGPE, via the coding sequence ATGCGAATAACGGTTAGCGGGCTTCCCGGAAGTGGGACAACAACAGTTTCAAAGCTCCTTGCAGAATACTATGAACTTGAACTGATCTCCTCTGGTGAAATTTTCAGGAAGATAGCCAGGGAGAAGGGAATGAGCCTGGCAGAATTCGGAGCTATGGCCGAAAAAGACCCTTCAATTGACCTGGCTATTGATAAAAATCAGAGGGATGTTATCCACAGTCATGAACAGCTCATCCTTGAAAGCAGGCTTGCAGGCCATATGGCTAAAGATGTCCCGAATGTACTTAAAATCTGGATAAAGGCTCCCTTGCCTGTACGGGTAAAAAGAATCCTGAGGCGAGAAAAATCAGTTTCTTTTGACGAAGAGCTCGAAAAAACAGTTGAGAGGGAAAAATCTGAGGCCCTCCGTTATATGAACTATTACAATATCAATATTGATGACCTCTCTATTTACGACATTGTTATTGATTCTGAAAAATGGAACCAGTACCAGATTCTTGATATTCTGAGGGCCGCTATCGATTCCATCGTGGGGCCGGAGTAA
- a CDS encoding DUF106 domain-containing protein has protein sequence MVSETLKNQIDRFLLALGFSLMIGIMVLGQGFREAVGEGVGTLMNPILALIGQENFFLILLVMASITAIYASLIQKYTIDWDLMRNTQERMKVFQKEFREAQLSQNTYMLKKLEEQRQAMMEDQMKMSKQQFKPMAYISIISVPLFMWAYYYISGHGSATMVFPFWGKQLLTTHAFWYFQNWLYWYFICSLGVSQFIRKALDIGGV, from the coding sequence TTGGTTTCAGAGACATTAAAAAATCAGATAGACCGGTTCCTGCTGGCTCTCGGTTTTTCCCTTATGATTGGGATTATGGTCCTTGGACAGGGTTTCAGGGAGGCTGTCGGGGAAGGCGTAGGGACTTTAATGAATCCCATACTTGCTCTGATCGGACAGGAGAATTTCTTTCTAATCCTTTTGGTAATGGCATCTATTACTGCTATTTACGCATCCCTTATCCAGAAATACACAATTGACTGGGACCTCATGAGGAATACCCAGGAACGCATGAAGGTTTTCCAGAAGGAATTCCGAGAGGCACAGCTTTCTCAGAACACTTATATGCTTAAAAAACTGGAAGAACAACGCCAGGCAATGATGGAAGACCAGATGAAGATGTCCAAGCAGCAGTTCAAGCCTATGGCTTACATCAGTATCATTTCCGTTCCTCTCTTCATGTGGGCTTATTATTACATCAGCGGGCACGGGAGTGCCACGATGGTTTTTCCTTTCTGGGGTAAACAGTTGCTGACAACCCATGCTTTTTGGTACTTCCAGAACTGGTTGTACTGGTACTTCATTTGTTCTCTTGGAGTTAGCCAGTTTATCAGAAAGGCACTGGATATCGGTGGGGTCTGA
- a CDS encoding sugar-specific transcriptional regulator TrmB — MTENSIDELVNWVISVDRRLILMDSMKRHPFVRASDIAHEASRSTQNISHALKELESKGLIQCLTPEKTTWRKYILTEEGKKILEELDGKYL; from the coding sequence ATGACTGAAAACTCGATCGATGAACTGGTGAACTGGGTTATCAGCGTTGATCGCCGTTTGATTCTGATGGACTCCATGAAAAGGCACCCCTTTGTAAGGGCTTCGGATATTGCTCATGAGGCAAGCCGATCCACACAGAATATCAGCCATGCTTTAAAGGAACTTGAGAGTAAGGGCTTAATTCAGTGTTTGACTCCTGAAAAAACCACGTGGAGAAAGTATATCCTGACAGAAGAAGGAAAAAAAATTTTAGAAGAACTGGATGGGAAATACCTTTGA
- a CDS encoding adenylate kinase: MNIILFGPPGAGKGTQAKKMVDNYGIPQISTGDILRANVREGTELGLAAKGYMDKGELVPDEVLIGIIKNRLKEQDCEKGFILDGYPRTIPQADALAGILDEINKPIDVVLNLEVPDEELVERISGRLMCNCGASYHRTFNPPKKDDVCDICGSKVFQRDDDKEEAVKNRLNVYKKQTEPLIEYYTTQGFLVTLDGTKDIDEVFEVIKAVLTKFA; encoded by the coding sequence ATGAATATAATACTCTTTGGGCCCCCCGGTGCCGGAAAAGGCACCCAGGCCAAAAAAATGGTTGACAACTATGGAATCCCGCAGATCTCCACAGGGGATATCCTGCGGGCAAATGTCAGGGAAGGAACAGAGCTTGGGCTTGCAGCCAAGGGATATATGGACAAAGGAGAACTTGTTCCTGATGAGGTACTTATAGGGATTATTAAGAACCGTCTGAAAGAACAGGACTGTGAAAAAGGTTTTATCCTTGACGGATATCCAAGAACAATACCTCAGGCTGACGCTCTTGCAGGCATCCTTGATGAGATCAATAAGCCCATAGATGTTGTTCTCAACCTCGAAGTTCCTGATGAAGAACTGGTAGAAAGAATAAGCGGCCGCCTTATGTGCAATTGTGGTGCTAGCTATCACAGGACTTTTAACCCGCCGAAAAAAGATGATGTCTGTGATATTTGCGGGAGTAAGGTTTTTCAGCGCGATGACGACAAAGAAGAGGCCGTCAAGAACCGTCTCAATGTCTATAAAAAACAGACCGAACCCCTTATTGAGTATTACACAACGCAGGGATTTCTGGTAACTCTAGACGGTACAAAAGATATTGATGAGGTCTTTGAAGTAATAAAGGCAGTTCTTACAAAATTTGCCTGA
- the secY gene encoding preprotein translocase subunit SecY has translation MTLRDTLEPFFNKLPAVASPEKHVHFKDKLWWTLGVLLLYFALANVPLFGMSQDSVDLFESYRAFFAGASGSLILLGIGPIVTASIVLQLLVGADIIKLDLSDPKDQAFFQGAQKFLVFVMIILEALPQLLGGYIQPDTGLASALSVGPGVITFLLLIQIFIGGALILFMDEVVSKWGIGSGVGLFIVAGISQQIVTGIFNWQYDSSGLPVGLIPKWIYIAQNVGADYLFSGEGVVFMLVRGGILALLSTVVIFLLVVYVESTRIEIPLAHSAVRGARGRFPVKLIYASVLPMILVRALQANIQMIGIILASRGITFFGEFHGSTPLNGIMYYLAPIHSPYDWIPSLVKESFSSYGAVTPANWQIVLHVFTDATMLIVGGIIFALFWIETTGMGAKPTAQKIFNSGMQIPGFRRNISSIEKVTQRYIPKVTVIGGAFIGILTLIASLLGTLGSTSGTGLLLAVSIVYRLYEDIASEQMMEMHPMIRSFFGEQ, from the coding sequence ATGACTCTCAGGGATACGTTAGAACCGTTTTTTAACAAGTTACCTGCAGTAGCAAGTCCGGAAAAACACGTCCATTTTAAGGATAAGCTCTGGTGGACTCTGGGAGTCCTTTTGCTGTACTTTGCTCTGGCAAATGTACCGCTTTTTGGGATGTCCCAGGACTCGGTTGACCTTTTTGAATCTTATCGTGCCTTCTTTGCAGGCGCGTCGGGATCTTTAATTCTCCTAGGTATCGGGCCTATTGTAACGGCTTCGATTGTCCTGCAACTTCTTGTTGGAGCAGATATCATTAAATTGGACCTGTCAGATCCCAAAGATCAGGCATTCTTTCAGGGAGCTCAGAAGTTCCTTGTGTTTGTCATGATCATACTGGAAGCTCTGCCGCAGCTACTTGGTGGATATATCCAGCCGGATACAGGACTTGCTTCTGCTCTAAGTGTAGGCCCGGGAGTAATCACCTTCCTGCTTCTTATCCAGATCTTTATTGGAGGCGCGCTGATCCTTTTCATGGATGAAGTGGTTTCCAAGTGGGGCATAGGGTCAGGAGTAGGACTTTTCATTGTTGCGGGAATCTCCCAGCAGATTGTTACAGGGATCTTTAACTGGCAGTATGATTCTTCCGGGCTCCCGGTCGGGCTGATTCCAAAATGGATTTATATCGCCCAGAACGTCGGAGCAGATTACCTCTTCTCAGGTGAGGGTGTAGTGTTCATGCTGGTAAGAGGAGGAATTCTTGCACTGCTAAGCACAGTTGTTATCTTCTTACTTGTGGTATACGTGGAAAGTACAAGAATCGAAATCCCTCTCGCCCATAGTGCGGTTAGAGGAGCTAGGGGCCGTTTTCCTGTTAAGTTGATATATGCATCAGTCTTACCGATGATTCTTGTCAGAGCTCTTCAGGCTAATATCCAGATGATTGGAATTATTCTTGCCAGTCGTGGAATCACTTTCTTTGGAGAGTTCCATGGATCTACGCCTCTAAACGGGATTATGTATTATCTTGCTCCAATACACAGTCCTTACGATTGGATTCCATCTCTTGTGAAAGAGTCCTTTTCAAGTTATGGGGCGGTCACACCTGCAAACTGGCAGATTGTACTTCATGTCTTTACAGATGCTACTATGCTTATCGTAGGTGGAATCATCTTTGCACTTTTCTGGATAGAAACAACTGGTATGGGAGCTAAACCCACTGCCCAGAAGATTTTCAATTCAGGTATGCAGATTCCGGGTTTCAGGAGGAATATTAGCAGTATTGAAAAAGTTACCCAGCGTTATATCCCAAAAGTTACCGTAATAGGTGGAGCTTTCATAGGGATTCTTACGTTGATTGCAAGCTTGCTCGGTACTCTTGGAAGTACAAGTGGTACCGGACTTTTGCTGGCTGTCAGTATCGTATATCGTCTCTATGAGGACATAGCTTCCGAGCAGATGATGGAAATGCACCCAATGATCCGCTCCTTCTTTGGGGAACAGTAA
- a CDS encoding uL15m family ribosomal protein, which produces MDTKKFRGSRTCGGGTHKNRRGAGNRGGRGKAGGCKHHFVRAMLRGYSYGKHGFKLPAEISRDVSIVNVGELDELAPYLVEEGLAEIKDGAYHINLENLEIEKVLGSGRVTKNLVVTSEGFSASAREKIEAAGGSCIDAE; this is translated from the coding sequence ATGGATACAAAGAAGTTCAGAGGATCCAGGACCTGCGGAGGCGGGACTCATAAAAACAGGCGTGGAGCCGGAAACCGCGGAGGCCGTGGAAAAGCCGGAGGCTGTAAGCACCACTTTGTAAGAGCTATGCTCAGGGGATACAGCTACGGAAAGCATGGTTTCAAGCTCCCTGCTGAGATTTCCAGGGATGTTTCCATAGTAAATGTGGGAGAACTTGACGAACTTGCTCCTTACCTTGTTGAGGAAGGGCTTGCAGAAATCAAAGATGGTGCGTACCACATTAACCTTGAAAACCTCGAAATCGAAAAAGTACTCGGAAGCGGACGTGTTACGAAGAACCTTGTGGTCACTTCTGAAGGATTCTCCGCATCTGCCCGCGAAAAAATTGAAGCCGCTGGCGGAAGTTGCATCGATGCCGAATAA
- a CDS encoding 50S ribosomal protein L30 has product MYAIVRLRGQVNVRYTIEDTMKMLRLHKVNHCVFVPENPHFKGMVQKVKDYVAFGEIDAKTFAEILENRGRLEGNTRLTEEYIRENTAYDSIQAFAEAVVEGEATLKDVPKLKPVFRLHPPRKGHAGIKRTVKQGGELGDHGDGINALLHKMR; this is encoded by the coding sequence ATGTATGCCATTGTTAGGTTGAGAGGTCAGGTTAATGTCCGGTACACGATTGAAGATACAATGAAGATGCTTCGTCTGCACAAGGTTAACCATTGTGTGTTTGTGCCCGAGAATCCTCATTTCAAAGGTATGGTCCAGAAGGTGAAGGACTACGTTGCCTTTGGGGAAATTGATGCAAAGACTTTTGCAGAGATCCTCGAAAACCGTGGAAGACTCGAAGGCAATACTCGCCTGACTGAGGAATACATCCGGGAAAACACAGCCTATGATTCAATTCAGGCTTTTGCCGAAGCTGTTGTTGAAGGAGAAGCTACCCTTAAGGACGTTCCAAAACTGAAGCCCGTTTTTAGGCTTCACCCTCCAAGAAAAGGACATGCAGGGATTAAAAGAACCGTAAAGCAGGGCGGCGAACTCGGAGACCACGGCGATGGTATCAATGCACTCCTGCACAAAATGAGATAA
- a CDS encoding 30S ribosomal protein S5 yields MAFDEDWVPKTRLGKLVMEGQVASMEEAIKSGLPIREPQIIDMLLPDLEDEVLDINMVQRMTDSGRRVKFRATVIVGNRNGYVGLGQAKDVQVGPAIRKAIDAAKLEISYIRRGCGSWECACGLPHTVPYEVTGKAGSVSVTLIPAPRGLGIAAGNTATKVLEKAGIKDVWTKTFGTTRSTLNFAKATFDALNQVNVMRLPVYCKEDA; encoded by the coding sequence ATGGCATTCGATGAAGATTGGGTTCCAAAAACCAGGCTTGGAAAATTAGTCATGGAAGGACAGGTTGCTTCCATGGAAGAAGCAATCAAATCAGGCCTGCCTATCAGGGAGCCTCAGATAATTGATATGCTGCTTCCTGACCTGGAAGACGAGGTGCTCGATATTAACATGGTCCAGAGGATGACTGACTCCGGACGCCGTGTGAAATTCAGAGCAACCGTAATCGTAGGGAACAGAAATGGCTATGTAGGGCTCGGGCAGGCAAAGGATGTGCAGGTAGGGCCTGCTATCCGTAAAGCGATTGATGCTGCAAAGCTCGAGATCTCCTATATCCGCAGAGGTTGCGGTTCATGGGAATGCGCCTGCGGTCTGCCTCACACCGTTCCTTATGAAGTAACCGGAAAGGCAGGCAGTGTAAGCGTAACTCTTATTCCGGCACCAAGAGGCCTTGGAATCGCTGCAGGAAATACTGCAACTAAAGTGCTGGAAAAAGCCGGAATTAAAGACGTATGGACCAAGACCTTCGGTACTACCCGGTCTACTCTTAACTTCGCAAAGGCAACCTTTGACGCCCTCAACCAGGTGAATGTTATGAGGCTGCCAGTCTACTGTAAGGAGGATGCCTGA
- a CDS encoding 50S ribosomal protein L18, which yields MATGPRYKVPFRRRREGRTNYHLRLKLLLSRQDRVVVRKSARNVQIQLIAPTPEGDITYSSAASSELAKYGYTGSTGNTTAAYLTGLLFGLKSLNKGYEGGILDIGLQASSAGSRVYAALKGIVDSGFEVPCSPEVFPSEERIRGEHIAEYREESSDLPEQFEATKEKIFAEFS from the coding sequence ATGGCAACAGGACCAAGATATAAGGTTCCTTTTAGACGAAGAAGAGAAGGACGCACTAATTACCACCTGCGACTCAAGTTACTGCTCTCAAGGCAGGACCGTGTGGTTGTCAGGAAGAGTGCAAGAAATGTTCAAATCCAGTTAATAGCTCCGACCCCAGAGGGGGATATAACTTATTCCTCAGCCGCTTCGAGTGAGCTTGCTAAGTACGGTTATACAGGATCTACCGGAAACACAACGGCTGCATACCTTACAGGGCTCCTTTTCGGGCTTAAAAGCTTGAATAAGGGATATGAAGGAGGAATCCTGGATATAGGACTTCAGGCTTCCTCTGCAGGTTCCAGAGTCTATGCTGCGCTTAAAGGCATAGTAGACTCGGGTTTTGAAGTCCCCTGCAGCCCTGAAGTTTTCCCTTCGGAAGAGAGAATCCGGGGAGAGCACATTGCTGAATATAGAGAAGAGAGCTCAGACCTGCCAGAGCAGTTTGAAGCAACCAAAGAGAAAATCTTTGCTGAATTTAGTTAA
- a CDS encoding 50S ribosomal protein L19e codes for MSDLANQRRLASKILECGLDRVWLNPEASEEIASAITREDIRGLIEKGTIKAKPIKGVSRGRARALAAKRKYGHCKGQGSRKGKKGARTPKKEQWIKKIRALRRRLKELRADGTLDKSVYCRLYRKAKGGEYRSVSHLNSHLGSEKLLKK; via the coding sequence ATGTCAGATCTGGCCAATCAAAGAAGGTTAGCCTCCAAGATTCTCGAATGCGGACTTGACAGGGTATGGCTTAATCCGGAAGCCTCCGAAGAGATCGCATCGGCAATTACCAGGGAAGATATTCGCGGGCTCATTGAGAAAGGCACTATTAAAGCCAAGCCGATCAAAGGAGTCAGCAGAGGCCGAGCCAGAGCTCTTGCTGCCAAGCGCAAGTATGGGCACTGCAAAGGTCAAGGTTCAAGAAAAGGTAAGAAAGGGGCCCGCACTCCTAAGAAGGAGCAGTGGATCAAAAAGATCAGGGCTCTTAGAAGAAGGCTCAAGGAACTGCGTGCAGATGGAACACTTGATAAATCCGTGTACTGCAGACTTTACAGAAAAGCAAAAGGCGGAGAATACAGAAGCGTTTCCCACCTGAACTCCCACCTTGGGTCTGAAAAACTGTTAAAGAAATAA
- a CDS encoding 50S ribosomal protein L32e — MAEEFKSESTSVSTLDMDSESRRLFNVRKVQKGKKPQFKRAACHKFKRLDSNWRRPRGSQGKQRRKYVSKGAHAQVGYGSPAAVKGLHPSGYSDVLVSSVAELELVDPSYEAIRIASTVGSRKKAVIITKAGELGIKVLNPGRSE; from the coding sequence ATGGCAGAAGAATTCAAATCAGAAAGTACTTCAGTTTCCACCCTTGATATGGACTCTGAATCCAGGCGATTATTCAATGTGAGAAAAGTCCAGAAGGGAAAGAAGCCCCAGTTTAAAAGAGCAGCCTGTCATAAATTTAAGAGGCTTGACAGCAACTGGAGGCGTCCGAGAGGTTCTCAGGGTAAACAGCGTCGAAAGTATGTCTCAAAAGGTGCCCATGCCCAGGTAGGGTACGGAAGTCCTGCTGCAGTAAAAGGATTGCACCCTTCCGGTTATTCTGATGTGCTTGTTTCCAGCGTTGCTGAGCTTGAGCTCGTTGATCCTTCTTATGAAGCTATCAGGATAGCATCGACAGTAGGCTCAAGAAAGAAAGCTGTTATTATCACAAAAGCTGGAGAACTCGGTATTAAAGTACTGAACCCTGGAAGGAGTGAATAA
- a CDS encoding 50S ribosomal protein L6 gives MVKEIARKIEIPEGISVSISQDVFTASGPLGTVERKLWYPGIKIYVRDGEVEVDAESSRKEQKAMVGTFTSHIKNLIKGVNEGFECKMTILYAHFPMQVKVDGKTLIIGNFLGEKKPRVAKILGETKVKVSGNEVTVSGINKEDVGQTAANIEQKTKIKRFDPRIFQDGIYIVQKP, from the coding sequence ATGGTTAAGGAAATTGCAAGAAAAATAGAGATTCCTGAAGGAATTTCCGTTTCTATCTCTCAGGATGTGTTTACAGCCAGTGGCCCTCTGGGGACTGTAGAAAGAAAACTATGGTATCCTGGAATCAAGATCTACGTCAGGGACGGCGAAGTAGAGGTAGATGCAGAATCTTCCAGGAAAGAACAGAAAGCCATGGTAGGCACTTTTACTTCCCACATCAAAAACCTTATAAAAGGCGTAAATGAGGGTTTTGAGTGCAAGATGACTATTCTGTACGCTCACTTCCCTATGCAGGTAAAAGTTGATGGTAAGACCCTCATAATAGGAAACTTCCTTGGAGAAAAAAAGCCAAGAGTTGCAAAGATTCTTGGTGAAACAAAGGTTAAGGTTTCTGGAAATGAGGTGACTGTTTCCGGAATCAACAAGGAAGATGTCGGGCAGACTGCCGCAAATATTGAACAGAAGACCAAGATCAAGAGATTCGACCCAAGGATTTTCCAGGACGGAATCTACATTGTGCAGAAGCCCTGA
- a CDS encoding 30S ribosomal protein S8, whose translation MVLLDPLANALSTIKNAEVIGKSSCIIRPASKNIGNVLKVMQDLGYIGEFEFIDDGKAGIYSVTLVGRVNKCGAIKPRYSVGTGSFERWEKQFLPAKNFGALIITTSSGVMSQYEAREKKIGGQLLAYVY comes from the coding sequence ATGGTATTACTTGATCCTCTTGCAAACGCCCTTTCCACAATTAAAAATGCCGAAGTTATTGGGAAAAGTTCCTGTATTATCAGGCCTGCCTCAAAAAACATTGGCAACGTGTTGAAGGTTATGCAAGATCTCGGCTACATTGGAGAATTCGAGTTTATCGATGATGGAAAAGCCGGAATCTACAGTGTAACCCTTGTGGGAAGAGTCAACAAATGCGGTGCAATCAAGCCGCGGTATTCCGTAGGAACTGGCAGCTTTGAACGCTGGGAAAAGCAGTTCCTGCCGGCAAAGAACTTTGGCGCCCTTATAATAACTACTTCAAGCGGAGTTATGTCCCAGTACGAAGCCCGTGAGAAGAAGATTGGTGGGCAACTTCTTGCTTATGTGTACTGA
- a CDS encoding 30S ribosomal protein S14: MAETINKSGKGVNVCKRCGRKQGLVRKYDIYLCRHCFREIAHDMGFEKYS, encoded by the coding sequence ATGGCGGAGACTATAAATAAGTCCGGAAAAGGAGTAAACGTGTGCAAGCGGTGTGGAAGAAAGCAGGGACTTGTCCGCAAATATGACATTTACCTCTGCAGGCACTGTTTCAGGGAAATTGCCCACGATATGGGTTTTGAGAAATATTCATAA
- a CDS encoding 50S ribosomal protein L5: MRTPVVEKVIVHMGVGESGQHLVNAEEILKTVTGQGVVRCFAKRTLPAFSIKKNEPIGCKVTLRGQRAQQFLETALGIVDKTLVRSQFDSLGNVSFGIEEHTDFPGMRYDPNIGVFGMDVTVVIKRPGERICKRRIATRKIPANHRVTVEDAIAFLNDSYGVEVM; encoded by the coding sequence ATGCGCACTCCCGTTGTTGAGAAGGTAATTGTCCACATGGGTGTTGGAGAAAGTGGCCAGCATCTAGTAAATGCCGAAGAAATCCTCAAGACTGTTACAGGGCAGGGAGTTGTCAGGTGCTTTGCCAAGAGGACCCTTCCGGCTTTCTCGATCAAAAAGAACGAGCCTATCGGCTGCAAAGTAACCCTGAGAGGCCAGAGAGCCCAGCAGTTTCTCGAGACCGCCCTTGGTATCGTTGATAAGACTCTTGTCAGGTCCCAGTTTGACTCCCTTGGAAACGTCTCTTTCGGAATTGAAGAACACACTGATTTCCCGGGCATGAGATATGACCCGAATATCGGGGTTTTCGGAATGGACGTAACAGTTGTTATCAAGCGCCCTGGAGAAAGAATCTGCAAGAGAAGGATTGCAACAAGGAAGATCCCGGCTAACCACAGAGTCACAGTTGAGGATGCCATTGCTTTCCTTAACGATAGCTATGGCGTGGAGGTCATGTAA